One window from the genome of Capillibacterium thermochitinicola encodes:
- a CDS encoding aspartate carbamoyltransferase catalytic subunit yields the protein MHWRHRNLLDLDALTAEEIEHVLQTAVPMKEILARPLKKLPTLRGKSIALMFYENSTRTRTSFETAGKILGADVTNFSVAQSSVNKGESLYDTAKTLQAMKIDLVVIRHASAGAAAFLAEQLKAGVINGGDGAHAHPTQALLDFFTLKERLGEIAGKKIVIVGDILHSRVARSNVLGLKKLGAEVVLVGPPTLLPPEMGYLGVKLSHDLDRELPGADAVMALRLQLERQERGLFPSVREYHRLYGLTKERLAKTGKATIVMHPGPINRGVEIASDLADSTSSVIEEQVTNGVAVRMALLYLLMGGGTSDVVD from the coding sequence ATGCACTGGAGACACCGGAACCTGTTGGACCTGGATGCTTTAACCGCTGAAGAGATTGAACATGTCTTGCAAACCGCAGTCCCCATGAAGGAGATTTTGGCGCGCCCGCTCAAGAAACTGCCGACCCTCCGGGGAAAATCGATTGCGCTGATGTTTTACGAGAACAGTACCCGGACGCGGACCTCGTTTGAAACGGCCGGTAAAATTTTGGGGGCGGATGTGACCAACTTCTCCGTGGCCCAGAGCAGTGTCAACAAGGGAGAAAGCCTTTATGATACGGCCAAGACGCTGCAGGCCATGAAGATTGACCTGGTTGTGATCAGGCACGCCAGTGCCGGCGCGGCCGCTTTTCTGGCCGAACAGCTCAAGGCGGGTGTGATCAACGGCGGCGACGGGGCGCATGCCCATCCCACCCAGGCTTTGCTGGATTTTTTCACCCTCAAAGAACGGCTGGGGGAGATTGCCGGGAAGAAAATCGTGATCGTCGGCGACATTCTCCACTCGCGGGTGGCCCGCAGCAACGTATTGGGCCTGAAAAAACTCGGTGCGGAGGTGGTGCTGGTGGGACCGCCGACGCTGCTCCCGCCGGAAATGGGCTACTTGGGGGTCAAGCTCTCCCATGATCTGGACCGGGAACTGCCCGGGGCGGATGCGGTGATGGCCCTGCGCCTGCAGTTGGAAAGGCAGGAACGGGGCTTGTTCCCGTCCGTCCGTGAGTACCACCGGCTCTACGGTTTAACGAAAGAACGCCTGGCCAAAACCGGGAAAGCGACCATCGTCATGCACCCCGGGCCGATCAACCGCGGGGTGGAGATCGCCAGTGACCTGGCAGACAGCACCAGTTCGGTGATTGAGGAACAGGTGACCAACGGGGTGGCGGTCCGGATGGCTTTGCTCTATCTGCTGATGGGAGGAGGAACGAGCGATGTTGTGGATTAA
- a CDS encoding dihydroorotase: MLWIKDAHLVDPACGISGRGSLLVREGRIHKVVVGETLTAEAVLALLGCSDLAAVDQVDGTGMYLFPGLVDAHVHLREPGQEEKEEIRSGARAAVRGGFTSILVMANTQPVIDSRALVEYVRLAGERAGKARVYPVAAVTKGMAGKEITEMVDLKDGGAVAFSDDGKGIQSAETFRLALEYAKLTGCPVISHCEDDSLAGAGVMRKGEHCARLGLKGIPASAESVMVARDALLAGETGGRLHIAHVSTKESVQVIRMAKKAGVDLTAEVNPHHLLLADEDVPLTDTSYKVNPPLPSRADQEALLEGLLDGTIDMLATDHAPHTWEEKARPFAEAPFGINGLETALAAVWQELVAKGKLTPEKLVELWAVNPARRFGLTGGTLAEGSPADLVLFDPARRERVTAETRESKSHNTPFLGRELQGFPVMVWVGGKLVVKDRKVLD; this comes from the coding sequence ATGTTGTGGATTAAAGATGCGCATCTTGTCGATCCGGCCTGCGGGATCTCCGGCCGCGGCAGTCTGCTGGTGCGGGAGGGCCGGATCCATAAGGTGGTGGTGGGCGAAACGTTAACCGCCGAGGCGGTCTTGGCCCTGCTGGGCTGCTCCGACCTGGCGGCGGTTGACCAGGTGGACGGAACGGGCATGTATCTCTTCCCCGGTTTGGTCGATGCCCATGTACACCTGCGCGAACCGGGACAGGAGGAGAAGGAGGAGATCCGCAGCGGGGCCCGGGCGGCGGTGCGGGGCGGTTTCACCTCCATCCTGGTCATGGCCAATACGCAGCCGGTGATCGACAGCCGCGCGCTGGTGGAGTATGTCCGGCTGGCGGGTGAACGGGCGGGTAAAGCCCGGGTCTATCCGGTGGCCGCCGTGACCAAGGGGATGGCCGGGAAGGAGATCACGGAGATGGTGGACCTGAAGGACGGCGGGGCGGTGGCCTTCTCCGACGACGGTAAAGGGATCCAGAGCGCGGAGACCTTCCGGCTGGCCCTGGAGTACGCCAAGCTCACCGGCTGTCCGGTGATCAGTCACTGCGAGGACGACAGTTTGGCCGGGGCGGGCGTGATGCGAAAGGGTGAGCACTGTGCCCGGCTGGGCCTCAAAGGGATTCCGGCCAGTGCCGAGAGTGTGATGGTGGCCCGCGATGCCCTGCTGGCCGGGGAGACCGGGGGCCGTCTCCATATCGCCCATGTGTCGACCAAAGAAAGTGTCCAGGTGATTAGAATGGCCAAGAAGGCCGGGGTTGATCTCACGGCCGAGGTCAATCCCCATCATTTACTCTTGGCCGACGAGGATGTGCCGCTGACCGACACTTCATATAAAGTAAACCCGCCGCTGCCCAGCCGGGCGGATCAGGAGGCGTTGCTGGAAGGACTGTTGGACGGGACCATTGACATGCTGGCCACCGACCACGCACCCCACACCTGGGAAGAGAAGGCAAGGCCCTTTGCGGAGGCGCCCTTCGGGATCAACGGGCTCGAGACGGCTTTGGCCGCGGTGTGGCAGGAGCTGGTGGCCAAGGGGAAGCTGACCCCGGAGAAGTTGGTTGAGCTGTGGGCGGTCAATCCGGCCCGCCGCTTTGGGCTCACGGGCGGGACGTTGGCGGAAGGCAGCCCGGCCGATCTGGTCCTTTTTGACCCGGCGCGGCGGGAACGGGTGACGGCGGAAACCCGGGAGTCCAAAAGCCACAACACGCCGTTTCTCGGCCGGGAACTGCAGGGCTTTCCGGTAATGGTCTGGGTCGGCGGCAAGCTGGTCGTGAAGGACCGGAAAGTGTTGGACTGA